CTTGCTCAACAAGTACCAAGAAAAATCGCAGATACATTGACTCATCATGGTGAGTTTGAACTCTCGTTACTCGATCTCGAACGAAACGGTGCGACAGCGTCAGCTCAGATTGAAGCTCATCATCATGAGCATGCGAGCTTAGAGCCTCAATTTGAAATCCCTCCAGGAGCCCAATATATACGCAAAGAAAATACGGGGCAGGGATACCATAGCTGTGGTTGGCTTTTTGGTGCTGAAATAACGTTCAATTTCGATGGAATGTTTTCTATGCTAACAGCATTGACTGCAGAGCGAGTGAAGGGTGTGGTGAATACTGACAAAGGTTGTTTTGCTTATAATGTCTCAAATGGCGTAGTTTCAGTAAATGAGCTTACATTGAGTGGTTTTGAAAGCCGTATTGAAGTGATTGATAGCGCTTTGCTACCTTGGGACGAATTAGAAAAGGTGCTGTTTGGTCTTTCAGATATTGACGACTAACTGGAAAAAGTTGATCACATGATGAATGTGATCAACTTTTCAAGAATTGCTTATCGTTTGTTACGTAAATAGCGTTTACGACGTTCTTCTTTTTTCTTTATTTGCGCTTCTTGTTTTCTTGCGGTTTCTATTTCCACATCAATGAGCTCTTGGGTGATCATTTCTGGTAACTCTAGGGTGATCTGGCCTAAAGTACCATTACGCAGTTCATGCAATAATATCTCGGACGCTTTGTGAAGGTCTACTCGACCGCCTGAACGTAAGCAACCGCGTTTTGACCCAATGGCTTCCATCAACTCTATTTCACTATCTGACAGCTCGTCTAATTGGTAACGCTCTTTCAGAAGGTTCGGGTATTGCTTCGCTAGATATTCGACGGTATAAAACGCGACTTCTTCATATTCCATTGCCGTGTCTTTGACTGCTCCGGTTGCGGCAAGACGAAATCCACTGTGTGGGTTCTCTACTTTTGGCCACAAAATTCCAGGAGTGTCCGATAGGACGATACCATTTTGTAAGTTAATTCTTTGTTGGCGGCGAGTTACAGCGGGTTGGTTGCCTGTTTGGGCAATAGTTCTGCCAGCCAAGGTATTTATAATGGTGGATTTTCCTACATTGGGAATCCCCATGATCATGGTTCGGATATTCTTACCCATATCTTCGCGGTGAGGAGCCAATTTGCGGCACAATTCCATGATCTTGAGTACTTCCTGAGGGTTAGACGTAGTAATAGCCATCGCCTTAACACCTTGCTCCTTTTCGAAGTGATCAATCCAAAGTTGAGTGAGTTCTGGATCAGACAAGTCTCTTTTATTCAAAACTTTAACACAAGGCTTATCTCCTCGTAGTGTCGAGATCAATGGGTTTTCACTACTAAATGGAATACGAGCATCAAGAACTTCAATAATGACATCGATTTGAGGAATGACTTCTTCAATTTCTTTACGAGCTTTGTGCATATGGCCCGGAAACCATTGAATTGCGTTGTTAACCATTTGATTAATATACCTTAATATTGGGTTCTGTTTTTGTGGGTTATAAAATGGGGAACATATAAATACGTTTAATTAATAGGGGAAAGCGCCCTGAAGTATGTGCAGACCCGTTACCACAACAAGTTTTGATGTGAGGATCTTAACATTTTATTAGGTGAGCGGGAACATTATAAAATAGCAATAAGACTCTATAGTGAATGGGTTGAAGTCGTCCGGACATGATTCAATTTAACGGCTCATGTCCAGAAGCCTAAAACAATTCAAACATCAATTCTTACATAAAGGGTAAGTAGAAACCTATCTAACTATTTTATCATTCGATACAATTAATCATAAGCATTTTAACTTTAGCTGGTACAACAGAATAATGAATAGTTCACCGACATATAAATCTCGCCCGATGGTCGACCTTTTGGTCAGCATTGCTTTACCTGCGTTTATCCTAATGAAATTAAGTGGTGAAAATGAACTGGGCCCGAGTGGTGGATTGATAGTGGCTCTTGCCTTTCCCATAGGATGGGGACTCTTTGAATTAATAAAATATAGAAAATTTAATTTTATTGCTTTATTGGGATTGGTTAATGTTTTACTGACTGGCGGTATAGGTCTGCTTGAGCTTGATAACAAATGGTTAGCGATTAAAGAAGCCGCTGTTCCTGCGGTGATAGGTGTTGCCGTTTTAGTCTCCACTTTTACTTCATCTCCTTTGGTAAAAACGTTGCTTTTCAACCCAAGCATTATGGATGTGGAAACCATCATACAGCGCTTGCAGCAACGTAAAAGTATTGTTGCTTTTGAGAGCCGTTTGATGACCGCTACGTATCTTATTGCTTGCTCTTTTGCTTTTTCAGCGACGATGAATTACATACTGGCTAAATGGATTGTTACGAGCCCTGCTGGTACCGCAGCGTTCAATGCCGAGCTCGGTCAATTGACTTTGTATAGCTACCCAATGATTGCTCTACCATCAACAGCAATGCTGCTAGGTGTATTCTACTATTTATGGCGTACTATTCATGATTTAACCGGGCTTGAATTAGACCAAGTGCTCGCGAAGAAATTCCAAAAGTAGACTCGATCAGGGGCGACGGTAATTCAATATTTCGCTCTAGCTATCACATAACTCTCGTTTAAATAAATATTAGCGGTTGCTAATTTACATGTGTACAATGCTAACTAGACCATTACTTGAACTATTTAGAGGTACAGACGATGAATGAACAATGGCTACTGATTATCGGACTATTCGCTCTGTTTTTCTTTTACCGAAGATTTAAAGCGAATAAGGTGAAAGAACAGCTAGCAATGTTGAATATAGAAGAAACGCAATTGCTTGACGTGAGAACAGAGGCTGAGTTTGCTGGATTCAATGTTCCAGATAGTTTAAATATACCAGTGCAATCGTTGATTACGGGCAATACTAAAGGGTTAAACAAAAATAAAACTTTACTTGTTTTCTGTGCATCTGGTATGCGTTCAAGCAGCGCATGTGTTTGGCTTAAAAAACAGGGATACAACGTGATTAATGCTGGTACCGTTGGCAATGTTATTCAACATGTGAAGCCGTAGGTAGACGGCTGCTTTTTTGAGTTACTTTCCACTTTTATTTCTAATTTGATCGAAATCAAGCACAGTGACAATTAGATTCTAGTTGCTACCAATTGAGCTAAGCTTATTAGTGGGAATAGTCGACATGGAGGTTATTATGAGCGTAATTCCTGGTGACTCTTGGAGGGATTTCAGCCAAATGTTCGATCATACATTTCCAGCGATGAGACCAAAATGGGAAGCTGGTGTATTTTCACCCAAAGTTGATATCTTGGATAAAGAAACAGCATTTGAGATCATTGCTGACCTTCCAGGAGTGGATAAGAAAGACATTTCTATTACTTATGAAGATGGGATGCTAACACTGTCAGCATCAACAATTCAAAGTGACGAAGATACTGACAATGACAAAGTCATTCACAAAGAACGCTATGAAGGTAAAATAGTTCGTAGCTTTACATTGAGTGACAACGTTCAGCCTCAGGATATCTATGCTGAATTCACAGACGGAGTTCTTGTTGTGGTGGTTCCTAAGGTCGAACCAACCAAATCAGAACCCAAACATATTGAAATCAGTTAATTCTAAAGGTCTAGAAACGTTCTAGGCCTTTTTTAATATTACAGGGTACAACCTGATCATTGAATTAATAATCCCGGCGAAGCAATGATTCTATTTTCATGTTAACAACACCATTATTTCAGTTATTCAAGGCATAAAAAGGATTAAAGTAAAACGTTTCTGTGTTTATGACTATATAGATTGAACGATTTCCTAAAATTCGAGCGAAGGTATTGATAAAGCGCATCTTAATGACCAAAGTCATTTGATCTACTTGGAGGGTTGTATAAACTATAGTTTCATCAATACTCATCTATTTATGCCAAAGGAATGCAATAAAAATTATGCGAATTAATTTTAAATTGGCCCTCATAATATTGGCTTCTACTTTATCTAACATTAGCGTAGCCGATACGTTACGCGTAATGCTCCATACAGGTTCTTTTCCGCCATACTTTTTTGATGAAGGAGACGATCGAACTGGGACAATAAAAGACATATTCAAAGCCTTATCTCAGGAAACAGGAGATACTATAGAGTATGTGCGGGTTCCCTTTAATCGTGCCCTTTATCTATTTGAAACTGGCGAAATTCATATAGAACCAATGACTAATCCAGCCTACCGAGGAGATTCTAGTGTACCCGGCATATATAGTGTCCCTTTTGTTGTTGCTGACGAAGTTCTTCTGTTTAATAAAGAAGCTTACAAACAAGTAAATTCTCAGGAAGATTTATTTGGGCAAACAATAGGTGTTGTAAAAGGATACTATTATCCGAAATATTCACCTTACGTTGAAGATGGACGTATTGGTGCTTATCCTGTAAAAAATGAAAATAAGTTAATCCAACTATTAGTTGCGGGTCGCCTTTCTCAGGCTCTCATCAACAAAGACTTCGCCTTATATCAGATTAAGCATCAGAATTTACAAGGTAAAATAGTTTTAAGTAAGCCTTATGATTCATTAGATATGATGATACGTTTTCATCCAACAAAGGAAGAGGCGGTTAGTCGATTCAATAAGGCGATTGGTAAACTTAAAGAAGAAGGCTCTATTGAAGCGATTTACGATAAATATCGTTAATGTATTTACTATCGTGCCTATCAGGTTGTTTCACTGTTACTCAGTGGCTCTTCAATGTTTATGACATTAATAAAATAAAATTGACATGGAATTGGCATCTTTCGATATAGGCTAATTTATAATCTAATACTCTATATTTTGTAACACACCATGATGAGGTTTTATATGAAGAGATTTTTAGTTGCTGTTTCTGCTGTTACCCTTGGTTTATTCGCATTAGTATTTAGCTTGTTGATGGCGATCCCATTGATGATTATGGCATTTATAACTGGTAAAAAACTGCAGAAAGACTTCAATAAATCAAGTTTTAACGCAGGGCAAGAAAGGGTTATCGAAGGGGAATACAAGGATATTTCAAGCAAATAATTCTAATGGTTACTAACATGAGTAAATTTGGTTTGGTTGTTACGAGCATTTGCCATCAGGAAAATTAGTCATCAGGAACAATCGTCATATGAACGTTCTGGACTTTTTTACGCGTTCTTTCGGACAAAAAATCGACTCTAAATGGTTGAGCTTGTTCAATAGCTACTCTTCCGTAATGCTCTAGTTCTGGTTCTCCGGAGCTTTCTATCAATTGAATATCTAAAACCTCCCCGTTATTGCTTAGTGATACGTTAAATGTAACTAAGTGACCAAAACACTCTTCACATAAATAGAGCCTTTTCTTAACGGATGTACGGGCAAGTTCACTCCATAAGCTCAACTCGGATTTCTCTTGGTTTGATAGCGGTATTGGGACTACCTCAGTAGAGAAAGAGTGAAATGCAATCGACATCAATAACAGTATTGCAACTCGCATGTCTTCCTCATTAATTAAAATAAAATCATAATCTTATACTAGACTACAAAAGATAACGTTCAACTAATAGCGAGCAATTATTGTTAACTCGAATTAATTCAGAACACGCTTAACTTCAGTAGCGACCTTTCCAATGACTGCAATATCATTCTCACTTACGTTTAATGTGGAATTATTAAAAGCGATAGCAATATTGTTTCCTGGTATACGTTGAATTTGGTTTAATGATAGAAAACCGTCGATATTTATCAGATATAATCCGCTTACGGCCTGATTACATGAGGTATCGATAATAAACAGCTGATTGCGATCTTTGACCACCATTAATTTATCATCATTAAAATCGAGAAGTAGCTCTGGATCAAATAATGTTACGTGTCGGTCCACTAATTGCCCATTTTTAAGTTCATAACTTTCTAATATTGCGGGAGTTTTATTATGGGCCAAGGTAGATAGTTCGTTGCCTAAACGATAACTAGTCGAATTTTCTTCTACTTTTAATCTCTCATTGTCGCCATTTGGGATTTGATAGCCCAAAGAGATGTCTTTCATCGGTATGTTAAACGCCAAATGAACTCTAATCATAAGCTCAAATGACGTTCTGTTTTTCATATTCCATGTACTGAACGTTGATGTTGGCACACCTGTTAAGCTTGAAAGCTCCTGAAGGTTTTTGCAACCAAGTAGCATTTTAAGGTTGTTTGTAAAGTCATGGCCCTTTAAGAACGCTTGTTCTGGAATTTTATTACTCTCGCCCATACTGTTTAACTTATTTTCTTGGATAAAGATCTCAAATGGAATTTATATATCTCGTTTGTATTGATTTGTTTCTTGTTGTAAATTCATTTGAGATGTAATATCTCGTTAGTTCTTTGGTTGATGTCGAGCTGCAACTCAGTCAACCACATATAATACAAAGACCAAAAATGATACCATCTTGTAACTCTATCAAATAGTACTAGTTACTACTTTTGTAGTTTCTTGGGTGAACCCCTAACTATTTATAGAAATACTGATTGTGTATCTTCAACATGGAGGAGGCTTTAAATCGAGTGTAAAGGTCGCTATTAAGGATGTAGTGGCTGGTTACGTTAGAACCATGGATGGCGTTAAAAACACCTCTGAATTATTCAACTGTACCACTTGTAGAGAAGATAGTTTCTGTCTTCTCTATTTTTTTATGTGCTAAAGCCATTATGTTAATTCGTATACAAGTTATGTGAGGAATGCTATCAATTCTTCTTGAGGTAGTGGTTTTGAATAGTAGTAACCTTGTATGTAAACAAAACCTAATCGATTTAGAATTTCAAGTTGAGATGCTTCTTCTACACCTTCAACGATTGTTTTCATATTTAATTGGGTCGCTAGTGACATCATTGAATTCAATAGTGGAATTATGGTCGAATCATCGTACAGACTTTTAACAAAAACACGGTCAATTTTTACAAAATCGAAGGGAAACTGCCGTATGAAATCTAATCCTGAATAACCAGTTCCAAAGTCATCTACTGCAAATCTAAAGCCGTGTTTAGATAACTTATCTAGGTGAATCTTGAGAGTGCCTAATTCGTTTTGAGAGAAGTTGTTGTCTTCTGTTATTTCAAGAACGATTTTACTTGCTAGGGTCGGTTGAGTATTAACTAACTCATCTATAAAGGTAACAAATGAAGGCTTAAGTATCACACTACGACTGATGTTTACACTGATATAAACAGAAGATAAGAGTGACGCATTTTCAACTAGGAAGAGAGATACTTTACCTAATACCAGTTTAGTGATGTCTTCAATTAGATTTACTTTTTCAGCTAATGGGATGAATATATCTGGAGAAATATAACCCTGAGAAGGATCTTTCCAGCGTAAAAGTGATTCGCAACCAACAGTATTACCGGATTGGAGGTTCACGATAGGTTGATAGTGCAGCTCAAAGTAGTCGTTAGAAATGGCGAATCGTAATGAGTTTTCTAAACTGTTGTTATTTCTTTTGTTATGGAGGCTTAAAATATAGTAAATAGAGATTAAGCTCGCTAATAGTAGGGGAACCCAACAATAGTGAAAAAACTGAATTATATAATAGTTTAGAGTGGTACTAACGTCTAACGCCAGTGGATACTTGTCAGACTTAACTTTGAATTGAGTCATCCCTTCGTCGAATAACTGCTCGCTTAAATTTCTTGATATTACCTCTATTCTGTAATTTACGGAGCTATCTGACAGCGCTTGGTTAATATGTCGAATAAGATATCGCGGCGGAATGAGAATGCTTAACCCTTGGCCCGTTTCATTTCTGAAAATTAGCGCAATACTTTTAGTACGGCTAAATTTTGTTCTGGTATAGGAGAGAGTGGCATGCGTTGAACTTGTTTCGAGCCTGTTCATTATTGTTTGGTATAAATAAAAAGAGGTGTCTCCATTATTGCTAGTGCAATAAATTTGACCATTTTGGTCGAAAATACCGATTTCTTTTACTCGATCTGAATTGAAGATGCTTTTTCTTAAGTCGGGCAAATTCTCTTTGCATGATCTTCCTGAG
The DNA window shown above is from Vibrio algarum and carries:
- the ylqF gene encoding ribosome biogenesis GTPase YlqF; this translates as MVNNAIQWFPGHMHKARKEIEEVIPQIDVIIEVLDARIPFSSENPLISTLRGDKPCVKVLNKRDLSDPELTQLWIDHFEKEQGVKAMAITTSNPQEVLKIMELCRKLAPHREDMGKNIRTMIMGIPNVGKSTIINTLAGRTIAQTGNQPAVTRRQQRINLQNGIVLSDTPGILWPKVENPHSGFRLAATGAVKDTAMEYEEVAFYTVEYLAKQYPNLLKERYQLDELSDSEIELMEAIGSKRGCLRSGGRVDLHKASEILLHELRNGTLGQITLELPEMITQELIDVEIETARKQEAQIKKKEERRKRYLRNKR
- a CDS encoding VC0807 family protein, with amino-acid sequence MNSSPTYKSRPMVDLLVSIALPAFILMKLSGENELGPSGGLIVALAFPIGWGLFELIKYRKFNFIALLGLVNVLLTGGIGLLELDNKWLAIKEAAVPAVIGVAVLVSTFTSSPLVKTLLFNPSIMDVETIIQRLQQRKSIVAFESRLMTATYLIACSFAFSATMNYILAKWIVTSPAGTAAFNAELGQLTLYSYPMIALPSTAMLLGVFYYLWRTIHDLTGLELDQVLAKKFQK
- a CDS encoding rhodanese-like domain-containing protein is translated as MNEQWLLIIGLFALFFFYRRFKANKVKEQLAMLNIEETQLLDVRTEAEFAGFNVPDSLNIPVQSLITGNTKGLNKNKTLLVFCASGMRSSSACVWLKKQGYNVINAGTVGNVIQHVKP
- a CDS encoding Hsp20/alpha crystallin family protein, with the translated sequence MSVIPGDSWRDFSQMFDHTFPAMRPKWEAGVFSPKVDILDKETAFEIIADLPGVDKKDISITYEDGMLTLSASTIQSDEDTDNDKVIHKERYEGKIVRSFTLSDNVQPQDIYAEFTDGVLVVVVPKVEPTKSEPKHIEIS
- a CDS encoding substrate-binding periplasmic protein, with product MRINFKLALIILASTLSNISVADTLRVMLHTGSFPPYFFDEGDDRTGTIKDIFKALSQETGDTIEYVRVPFNRALYLFETGEIHIEPMTNPAYRGDSSVPGIYSVPFVVADEVLLFNKEAYKQVNSQEDLFGQTIGVVKGYYYPKYSPYVEDGRIGAYPVKNENKLIQLLVAGRLSQALINKDFALYQIKHQNLQGKIVLSKPYDSLDMMIRFHPTKEEAVSRFNKAIGKLKEEGSIEAIYDKYR
- a CDS encoding energy transducer TonB; translation: MRVAILLLMSIAFHSFSTEVVPIPLSNQEKSELSLWSELARTSVKKRLYLCEECFGHLVTFNVSLSNNGEVLDIQLIESSGEPELEHYGRVAIEQAQPFRVDFLSERTRKKVQNVHMTIVPDD
- a CDS encoding helix-turn-helix domain-containing protein, which encodes MGESNKIPEQAFLKGHDFTNNLKMLLGCKNLQELSSLTGVPTSTFSTWNMKNRTSFELMIRVHLAFNIPMKDISLGYQIPNGDNERLKVEENSTSYRLGNELSTLAHNKTPAILESYELKNGQLVDRHVTLFDPELLLDFNDDKLMVVKDRNQLFIIDTSCNQAVSGLYLINIDGFLSLNQIQRIPGNNIAIAFNNSTLNVSENDIAVIGKVATEVKRVLN
- a CDS encoding EAL domain-containing protein, whose amino-acid sequence is MPDIRALKLIASRTITSKEDSASLKILQIYLVCIVVYLMFVVPLSNKIVEVKTQTLLQEIESQFDHYIEQFSYLLTPSSSGRSCKENLPDLRKSIFNSDRVKEIGIFDQNGQIYCTSNNGDTSFYLYQTIMNRLETSSTHATLSYTRTKFSRTKSIALIFRNETGQGLSILIPPRYLIRHINQALSDSSVNYRIEVISRNLSEQLFDEGMTQFKVKSDKYPLALDVSTTLNYYIIQFFHYCWVPLLLASLISIYYILSLHNKRNNNSLENSLRFAISNDYFELHYQPIVNLQSGNTVGCESLLRWKDPSQGYISPDIFIPLAEKVNLIEDITKLVLGKVSLFLVENASLLSSVYISVNISRSVILKPSFVTFIDELVNTQPTLASKIVLEITEDNNFSQNELGTLKIHLDKLSKHGFRFAVDDFGTGYSGLDFIRQFPFDFVKIDRVFVKSLYDDSTIIPLLNSMMSLATQLNMKTIVEGVEEASQLEILNRLGFVYIQGYYYSKPLPQEELIAFLT